In the Harmonia axyridis chromosome 3, icHarAxyr1.1, whole genome shotgun sequence genome, one interval contains:
- the LOC123676288 gene encoding uncharacterized protein LOC123676288: protein MASNDGLSSQSGDENYQKEVLKVKCCGREQSVFVCVNCLRVIHKGCAKKMSGLEIISEGNVKCCENIYNGNSETSQQLVNLENDYLKKLITEIQDKNNVLTLSNKLLLEKIKLLEEGKYIEKIHNNEKEKKSTSQRSMNYAKATTSTVQEKPKVENTVKQGIRKPFNEQMTGENYKDVHMITPNMTQDNGSIKTSIENVNTRSVKNLPPDMEYKTVTYKKKRYHKRIGTAQNEDNNEFSGATRKVWIYLNRVKRTADQNIITTYLTKKKGFKQSDVKLL, encoded by the exons ATGGCGTCGAATGATGGTTTATCGTCACAAAGCGGTgatgaaaattatcaaaaagaAGTGCTAAAAGTGAAATGTTGTGGTAGAGAACAATCAGTTTTCGTTTGTGTGAACTGTTTACGCGTTATCCATAAAGGATGTGCAAAAAAAATGAGTGGCTTGGAAATTATCAGCGAAGGAAACGTGAAATGCTGTGAAAACATCTATAATGGCAACAGTGAAACTTCTCAGCAACTGGTAAATCTAGAAAATGACTATTTAAAAAAACTAATTACTGAAATTCAAGATAAGAACAATGTCTTAACTCTCAGCAATAAATTGTTactggaaaaaataaaattattggaagaaggaaaatatatagaaaaaattcataacaatGAAAAGGAAAAGAAATCTACTTCTCAAAGGAGTATGAATTACGCAAAGGCAACGACATCTACCGTTCAAGAAAAACCGAAAGTAGAAAATACTGTCAAGCAAGGAATAAGGAAACCATTCAATGAACAGATGACCGGTGAAAATTATAAAGACGTTCATATGATAACACCTAATATGACACAAGATAATGGCAGTATCAAAACATCAATAGAAAACGTAAATACAAGATCAGTGAAAAACCTACCACCAGACATGGAATACAAAACAGtgacttataaaaaaaaaagatatcatAAAAGAATTGGAACAGCACAGAATgaagataataatgaattttctggGGCAACGAGAAAAGTATGGATATATCTCAATAGAGTTAAAAGAACAGCAGACCAAAATATTATAACTACATATCTAACGAAGAAAAAGGGCTTCAAACAATCAGATGTAAAA CTCCTCTAA